Proteins encoded in a region of the Cumulibacter manganitolerans genome:
- a CDS encoding potassium transporter Kup: MTSARRPGPALLALTALGVVYGDIGTSPLYAIQVVFSIDHGLVQLNRADVYGSISLMFWSIVMVVCVKYLGFITRADNDGEGGILALAHLTRQGLRPGSRRYGLVMILGVIGAALFYGDSLLTPSISVLSAVEGIEVALPSLSHVVLAIGVVIIVALFAVQHLGTEKVGRSFGPIMVVWFVTLAALGIGQIAAHPSILGALSPHHAVLFILDHPLISFVASGAIVLVITGTEALYADMGHFGRPAITTAWFGVVFPALTLNYLGQGAMILNHPETVGNPFFQMAPAWGRIPLVVLSTAATVIASQAVISGVYSVSRQAERLGYLPRLTVRQTSAHTGGQIYVPAVNWLVFGGVLALMLTFRESSRLATAYGVAVTATFLLTTALFCVYAASALGWKRWQVVLAGGVFGLIELAFFSANVTKVLHGGWLPILVALVLTTVMLTWRRGVVLVTARRRKLEGPLVEYLGSDDVVNVTRVPGSAVFLHPSKETVPLALRENVQFNQVLHENDVIVTTRSLNVPHVEDSDRVTIDHLASEYDRITHVQLDYGFSDAQDVPAGLAVAVERHGVALNLATATYFISRINLRISNRPGMVRWRKRIVQGLAQNAARPSDYFHLPIDRTVLMGAEVNF, from the coding sequence ATGACTTCGGCACGCCGACCCGGTCCCGCACTGCTGGCGCTCACCGCTCTGGGGGTCGTGTACGGCGACATCGGCACCAGCCCGCTCTACGCGATCCAGGTCGTCTTCTCGATCGATCACGGGCTCGTGCAGCTCAATCGCGCGGACGTGTACGGCTCGATCTCGCTGATGTTCTGGTCGATCGTCATGGTGGTCTGCGTGAAGTATCTCGGGTTCATCACGCGGGCCGACAACGACGGGGAGGGCGGCATCCTGGCGCTGGCGCACCTCACCCGCCAGGGGCTACGCCCGGGAAGCCGCCGGTACGGGCTCGTCATGATCCTCGGGGTGATCGGCGCCGCGCTGTTCTACGGCGACAGCCTGCTCACGCCCTCGATCTCCGTGCTGTCGGCGGTGGAGGGCATCGAGGTCGCGCTGCCGTCGCTGTCGCACGTCGTGCTGGCGATCGGCGTCGTGATCATCGTGGCGCTGTTCGCCGTGCAGCATCTGGGCACCGAGAAGGTCGGCAGGTCCTTCGGGCCGATCATGGTGGTCTGGTTCGTCACGCTCGCGGCCCTGGGCATCGGCCAGATCGCCGCGCACCCGTCGATCCTGGGCGCGCTGTCGCCGCACCACGCGGTGCTGTTCATCCTCGACCACCCGCTGATCTCGTTCGTCGCCAGCGGCGCCATCGTGCTGGTGATCACCGGCACCGAGGCCCTGTACGCCGACATGGGGCACTTCGGGCGGCCGGCGATCACCACGGCATGGTTCGGCGTGGTGTTCCCGGCGCTGACGCTGAACTACCTCGGCCAGGGCGCCATGATCCTCAACCACCCGGAGACGGTCGGCAATCCGTTCTTCCAGATGGCACCGGCGTGGGGCCGCATCCCGCTGGTCGTCCTGTCCACCGCGGCCACCGTCATCGCCAGCCAGGCGGTGATCTCGGGCGTGTACTCGGTGTCGCGGCAGGCCGAGCGGCTGGGCTACCTGCCGCGGTTGACGGTGCGCCAGACGTCCGCGCACACCGGCGGCCAGATCTACGTCCCCGCCGTGAACTGGCTCGTCTTCGGCGGCGTCCTGGCGCTCATGCTGACCTTCCGGGAGTCCAGCCGGCTGGCGACGGCCTACGGGGTCGCGGTCACCGCGACGTTCCTGCTGACGACGGCGTTGTTCTGCGTGTACGCCGCCAGCGCCCTCGGGTGGAAGCGCTGGCAGGTCGTGCTGGCCGGTGGCGTGTTCGGGCTGATCGAGCTCGCGTTCTTCTCCGCGAACGTGACCAAGGTGCTGCACGGCGGCTGGCTGCCGATCCTGGTCGCGCTCGTGCTGACCACGGTGATGCTCACGTGGCGGCGCGGCGTCGTCCTCGTGACGGCACGCCGCCGGAAGCTGGAAGGGCCACTCGTCGAGTACCTCGGCAGCGACGACGTCGTCAACGTCACCCGCGTGCCGGGCTCGGCCGTCTTCCTGCACCCCTCGAAGGAGACGGTGCCGCTGGCCCTGCGCGAGAACGTCCAGTTCAACCAGGTGCTGCACGAGAACGACGTCATCGTCACGACCCGCTCGCTGAACGTGCCGCACGTCGAGGACAGCGACCGGGTGACGATCGACCACCTCGCTAGCGAGTACGACCGGATCACCCACGTGCAGCTGGACTACGGGTTCTCCGACGCCCAGGACGTGCCGGCGGGGCTCGCGGTGGCGGTCGAGCGGCACGGTGTCGCGCTCAACCTGGCGACCGCGACGTACTTCATCTCGCGCATCAACCTGCGGATCAGCAACCGCCCCGGCATGGTCCGCTGGCGGAAGCGGATCGTGCAGGGTCTCGCGCAGAACGCCGCACGCCCGTCGGACTACTTCCACCTGCCGATCGATCGGACCGTGCTGATGGGGGCAGAGGTCAACTTCTGA